The Alnus glutinosa chromosome 1, dhAlnGlut1.1, whole genome shotgun sequence region aaataacaatacaataaaaatgtatacactttaacatcccatgaaattgaaccataaaaattgtatttttcacacaatgaaatgagtccactagttagtaaacaactaaacatgcaaaaatataacagTCCATTGGTTagtaaacatgcaaaaatataatagtgaaccaaaacaatttaaaacaaaaggaaaaaatgaagaagatgaagagaaagagagagattccctcttctagccttctagttttctttctttccctttttttttttttttttttttttttctcctcctttgtgcagggtggggcggggcggggcggggcggggcggggcggggacccgcgttttttaaaagtctaaacccgcaacccgccccgcataaatttctcaaattaggatcctaacccgcaaaaaatcTCGAAAATCCGGTCTTCTGCGGgacggggtggggcgggtgctgcgggttttgcacacccctacatACAACTAGAACAAATATTATTCTAACCCAAACTTATTCATAAAAAGGCAAAAACTAACTAAACTTAAATAAAGTGCTAATGCCTAATACCCGTCAATCATTAAGCCAAAAGTTCTCTAAATCACACCAAAAAAATCCATAATTCATAACTCAATTTACACTACCACAAATACCCAGAAGATTAGAACAACCATTCCATCAAAACAacagagggagggagggagagaaaaataaaaataaaaataaaaaaattgaaacttgcCTATGAAGAACACCGCCGACATCATCATTAACAAAAGTAAATATAGCAGCAAACCCATAATTTCTTTCTCAATTCTCACCAAGGTTTATAACTCTAGGGATTAAACGCAGCTCATCAATGGCTTGGCTTGTTTGGCTTTACAAAATCTGGAACAAAGGACGTTGGCTTCCTCTTCTGGTTCTTTGCTGGGACAAGGCGTTAGTAATAGACTAATAGTGGTCTTCAGAACCAGAGGTGGAGAAACCAGTTTGTAAAGAATTAAACCTAAGGGAGAGTGGCGGAAAGAGACAATCAAAATCGATGAACCCGCAGCCGAGCTCTCAGCCATGAATACGCCGATCAAccagagagagaaacagagaacgAGAATAGTTTCTCGTTGTGAAGGAGCTCTAATTCGAAGCGTATGGTAGGGATGAAATAGAGATTGAGAGGAGAGGacagagaaaaatgaaaattcaatttaaaaaataaaaataaaaataaaaattgagagaaGAGAATGAAAGAATAAACAAATTCCCTCTTTTACACATTGTTGAGCATTGTAGGAGGCTaggagctaaaaaaaaaattggtttgaaTATTGAGCCGGATGAAGTGgttttttgacaaatttcaCAACAGGGCTTAGCCAAATTAGTTTTTGGCTAGCccaatgtgaatgctctaataCATATGAGCATATTGCTTTAGAATTAAATCTCAAACTGTCAGACAAACAGCATTACCAAACTGAAGAGACAGATGGCAAAATGAAAGAATAACTACAGACGAAAAATATGCAAGTCCTTGATGAATCAGCATCAAAATGTCAGGAGAAATAGATTACAGGTTTCTCTCACAAGGCTGTTACAAGTAACGTACCCCTCGTGCTTCATCCCACAGGGCACTTTTCCAAGCTCCCATACCTATCACTGACCTGGTCCACTTTTCCAAGCTCCCATACCTATCACTGACCTGGTCCACGTGATTGCAGCCTCTTCTTTTCAAACTCAAGCtagaagggaaaaatataaaatcaatgaTTGAGTAACTAAAAACATAAATACGTACATAAATTCCCCTAAAAGGTTTTCAGAATAATCAAATATGGAATCCTGGACTGTCTTACCACTTTCTTCACCCGGTCATTGGCAGCAGGAGTTCCTCCACTAACACATTCAGGGAGATATGGACTGCTAACACGCACCTCATTCATGACCACTATGGCAGTCTTGTCCCAGCGCACTGGAAGCCTGATAAAACACCAATGCAATCAGTGGCAGAAAAACTGATGACTAATTTCCGGCCAACTtttacacaaaaaaagaaaaaagaaaaaagtggatATCAACTTTGAACGGAGTTTTACATCATGactagaaagaagaaaaaagtttcAAAGCGAAACTATGTGGTCACTGTGTTACTGGAATCAAAATCAACGCCGTACAATTTACAAACTACATATAAAAGTCGGTAAAATTTTGGCTATGCAGTCATCCGCACATGAAAACAACATCAAGCTCACAGAAAGTTCTACAAGCTATAGTCAAAGGCCACTAAATTTGTGTTTTACAAAAGAGACCCTACTTCCAGTAATTCTAGGAAATTAGAAAATAGAGAATTGTTGTAAATAACCATCTAAACATAGAGATTTGAATATAATAGCTTTTAATTCAATCACCGAACTCTCATaatcttcaaaattttgagtattgcattccttccaaatacaccacattaagcatAGGAGAACCATACTTTAGACTTCTACATTGTTGTAGCATCCAAACTGACATCTCCAACTAACCAACAACTCCACCACCCATTGGGGCATGACTCACTCTATccaaaaaagatgaaaaaacgAAACTCAGGAGTCTCTAACCACTTCGCAATGGAGCTAAAGATGATCAATGGAGTTTCCCCTCTTCTTACACGTACAACACCAATCCAACACTATGACGTACCTCTTTCTAAAGTAATCCAAATTGGGAATCTTCACTAACGCAATCATCCATATAAATAACGCCTCTCGAAGGAGTTTTatttctccaaatgctcttccaaggaaatggAGAGCCAGCAGGAGGGCTAAGTGTCTGATACAAAGATTAAACAGTGAATGTCCTCAttttggaagggatccaacAAACTACCCgtctatattaaaaaaattcagtcGGCGGCCTAAAttggatagtatttattttaattctattgGCATTGAGAAGGCTATGTGGATggaaagagcttttgaggagaGTGAAGCATTGTGCCTTGATGGTTTTTCTTTGGCCTTCTGTCAGTCTTGTTGGGAGTTTCTTAAAGAAGATTCCATGAATGTCTTTCATGAGTTTCATGCTCGAAGGAAGTTTGAAAGGAGCCTCAATGCTACTTTTATTTCCCTTATTCCTAAGAAAGTTGGGGCGGTTTATCCAAATTAGGGAAACAAAATTGGAGATAATTTTAAGGGTGAAAATCCTTCTTTTAGCCTATTAAACCTAATTTTGTTTAATCGAGCTCTCTTGGGAAAGTGGTTATGGCATTATGCCATAGAAAGGGAGGCTTTGTGGAAATCGGTGTTTGAAGTTAAATATGACAGGTGTGGGaagggtggtgttctaatgcaGTTTATGGGTCCTATGGGGTAAGGGTGTGAAAAAATATTAGGAGTGGGTGGGGCGATTTCTCGTCTTAGGAGATTTGAGGTGGAAGATGTGTCTAAGATCaagttttggcatgatgtgtggtgtggaggTCAAACCTTGAGGGCAGTTTAGAAAAGCCATTCAAATTAGCCccacacacaaaaaaataaataaaaaataaaaaaattgtattcttGTCTCCCTCTCTTAGCCAAAAAGCCCTTGATTTCTATCTCCAGCTTACTTCTTGTAATCTTCTCCAAGTCACTAGTAAGCACATCCTTTCTCACCTTTCAACGTCAGATAAGGATCTTTCTTCTGCATTAACATCAAAATCCCGAAGTTCGTCCAGAAGAACCTTTTTCTGCTTCTCAACATTATCAAACACTTCCTCATTCCATTTTTCAAGTCAATCTTCAAAGCTTTTGGTTTACGCACGGGGACAAAACTAGTGCTTGGAAGCTATAAGACATCAACCAATGCTTTACCCTATCCACAAAACCCTCTGATTTTAatcacatattctcaaacttgaaataCCTTCTGCTCCACCAACATCACCACAATCAAGCAATAAGGGAAAGTGATCCAATAAAAATCTAGGGAGCCTCCTCTAAGAAACGCCAGGAAATTACGCTTCCTAGACGAGAGAGAAAGAACCTGTCAATTCTGGACCACAACAGAGGATCACAGTTATTTTATTAGATCACGTGAAGTTACCACCAACAAGAGGATATACATTAGGCCTAGTTTAAAGATGAACTCAGAAAACTCAAACATAGCAGGGGAAGAACGGGTGTCACTTGATCTCTCACTAGGGTAGTGGATGATAATAAAATAACCCCCAATACACGACGAAAAATTCAACCAAGCAAGCAATCCCGCCAATTCATCCCACAGAACACTCTTTTGTCATTGTTATCATTAGGACCATAAACACATGCGAAGGCCCACTCAAAATTGCCATCTACACTTATGAGGGATCAAGCAACATAATATGCCCCCACACTACTCAATTTTTCCCACCACCTCAATATCCTGCATTAACAAGATCCCTTCAAATCAAGTAAGGTGTGGTCACAATGGTAATGCTTTCACCCACATTGAAAAGTGCTACTATATTTACAACTAATAACATGTTGCCAAGAGGAATATGCACAATGGAAAGTAAAGCTACAAGTTGTGCAGGGGTGTTGTTGAACGAATAAGCTAATGCAAAAGCCCTAGCATGGTTCATCTGTAATTAGTCCTTTGCCTTCAAGATTCGATATCTATATAAGGAGTACTTCTATGCAAAAATGCCATGAGTTTCAATAGAGGATCTTAACATTACAAATAATATGAATATATTCAAatcttcaaccaaaaaaaaaaaaaaattaaagaattaccCAAATACCACTAAGCAATTGCAATAAAACAATTACTGCATGTTAAAGTTCTCGGGTTATCAAACACAGGAGCATGGATTTGAATTTTGAGAACGGCCACTTCAAGGGAAGTTGCCAAACATTATGACcatattaaaatttttcctCCCAAACCCTGCTTTGGCAATACAAGGTAATGACCTTTTAGTGAAGTTTCCCCCACCAAGAAATTCTTTCACCATAATACTTGAGTCACCAAACTTTGGACTAATTCAATAAAAGGCTACCCAAGTGTGAACAAAATCTCTTCCAAGAACTATCGCCAGCAACACCGATAGCTTAAGATCAAAGGGACAAATTCATGATCAGAACTGAAACCAAATACTAAAGATGAATCAGGAAAACCGATTTGGCATTCGTCTCTTTAATGAAGCTGGTCATAATATTGGAGTCTAGAGTTGTTAGCATCCATACTGATTACTGGACCAATATTCATCATCTGAACATGGTGACAGCAGACAACCACTCGtcaaaaagcataaaaaatcaTCCCAAAATTAATTGTAGTGTAAATCATATCGACTGCAACTTGCTCTTCTCCCTCTAGCATCTTGCCACATTGAGAGAGAGGGGGTTCACATATATTGATCTTTAACCATAATAGCCACAGTTATCTTTGGCATTAAATAACTCAAATTATCATGGCAAAAGTCTGGTGATTTTGTAATATTTAGGTGTCCATTAGCCAACATTTACTGTTTGCTTATAGAACAAAAAGCTTAGCACTTTGGGTCACATAAGTCATGATATGCCTCCCAGTTTCCCACAACTTCCAGGTTTCAGAAACACGGGTCAATGAAAATTTCTCCAAGTGAAATGACACCTACAGAATCCATAAACGCTAGGCTCACATAAATCACTACTTTATAGAAAAATAACTCCCAATTTCTGATGTATTTCAAGAAACAATGTCAACAGATACATGGTAATAACTAATGTACAAGAAGATGGCTGAGACAATTGACCACCTATTCTTATGTTGTTACATCGCTTTGGACATTCAGGTATTGTTTTCAATTAGAGATTTGTTAGGCATTGCCAAGATTGATGCAAAATTTATAAAAGGATCACAGGTTGTTGTCAAAGACAGACATGAACAATATGGGGGTCAAGTGTttccaaaaggaaagaaatatgaGAAGATTTTTCGAGATGGAGAATACAATATGCAAGTTGATGTTTGTCTTATCTCTATTGTTTTTCTCATGCAGTAGGGTAATAAGGGCATATTCATACATCAACAAAATCAAAGGTTTACTTGTTACATATGCATAAACTTCATCTCCACCGATTCACGAAATGAATATGTCAATATAGACATGTACTTCAGTCGCCATTGCTCTCTTACTTATAAAATCATCACAAAATCCTCctcttactttcttttttcttttcttttggcggACCACAGATTCTTCAGTTATAAAACTTTTAACAGAAGAAAGTGTGTCAAAAGTAATACTTATTCCTACTGAAATAGTGACAATATTCTACCTTTAAAACTACCATAGGGTCCAAAGTACTGTAGGATCAAGCAAAGAGGGAGGAAAATAATGCCAGTGACTGCAAATTGCAATAATAACTGTTCAGGTACGCTAAAATGCTAAGTTTAGTAATTGACCAACTCTTCTCGTTGAAGCACATAAAAGAGTAACAGTACAAAATACGAATTATAGCAAATTGCTGGATCTTCAGATTAAAAGGGCTGGCACTTACGTTTTGGACAAGGCGTCGAAAAGGTTCTGGGCCTCGCTGGTGACACCCACACCTATCCTCTCAGCCTCTGCCTCTGCTTGTCTGCAATCAACCTCATCAAAAAAAACCATTACCATTCAACAAATCAGCAAGAAATACGCCCCcaccccgccccccccccccacccccaaaaaaaaaaaaaaaaaaaccccacctAATGGCCAAATCTTCTCTGGCTTGCAGACTATTAAGATCAAGATAACACTTTTTAATATCAAGTGGGTCTTCTGCTTGGCTCAATAAAGAAAACTCCTTTATATAGGTGGCCTTCAACAGCCTTATGTTCCTGCGAGGTCCCTGCTTCGAGCCCTCTTGTTCGCACCCAACAAATGTTaaagaacaattaaaaaaaaagaaaaaagaataacagtgaacctcaaaatatggtttttgttttgctttctagggttagcaacaaaaaaaaacatattagaGCGGGTGGAAGGATATGAAGGACGAGGATGTTGGAGTAGCGGTCGAAGGCGATGACCTGGCCTTCAAACTCGTCGCCTAAGGTGGTCTTGATGGAGAGCACGCAGCCCACCACGAAGTCCTCAGGGTTGGTGCTTCCATCCATGGccatctccttctccttctGCTTCTGCTGCTTCTCTGTTAAATAATTTCAGTGTTTTATTCTTCTCTCTACTATTGTGGGTTTATTTGTGAGATTTTGGGCTTTCTAGGTTCCCTTCCTTTTGAGATTGGATTGGGCCGAGTTGGAGGTTGGAGGGCTTGGTTTGGATTGAGAAAGGAGACTGATCAATCCAAATGGTGCAGGGAGGGTAGAGATGGGcttcaacttttttattttttatttaaaaaagtacacatatcttCTCTTAAACcactactcaattgtcaatgtgcctccgataacaaaaatatccttcctaaaattatgaaaattcttaaaattatataaaaacaaaacaaaaaaatatttttaaaaattaaaaaaaaaaaaaaccaaggttttttatttttagattttgtttttatataattttcagtttgggtCACCCCTGGAttttcatttatcatttttttaaaaaaaaaaaatctttcaaaaaaaaaatcgttatttaaaataaaattaaaaaaaaaaaatttgttttttttttttgttttttcgaatttataaagataattttgccttattgaaacttttttagtgttatctttgtctttttgttggctttagggggacattgacatttttttttggtaatttaaagggggacattgacacaatttaTAGTTTGAGGCACATTAATAACAAAATGGCAATTTGAGTGGGGTATGTgtattttcccctttttttttagtgagATAGGCTTGAACTTGATAGTTGTATCAATTGCACCCCATCACCATGTCATGTTAGTGGATTTAAAATAAGtgtaaagagtagcattacttgTAAAGTTTATATTTAAGATGAggattgattataatttttttgaatattttatgagAAATATTATATACTACGTCTTCATCATACTGGGTTGATGTGGCGCATCtgcctaattttttatttatttatttatttttgacaatAACTGATCTAATGACTGATGGGTACTACCAGATGTGGTATATAATTACTCATATTTTATTGTatataattattcaaattttagttATAACTTCACTTAAAACAATTGAAGTTTTGGCACATCAACATTTATCACTTACAAAATATGGtaaataatgaaataataaatactggttaataaaaatgataaatattgatATGGAAAAATCCTAACTATTTAATTGGAAAATGATGACTGAGATTTAAGGAATTGTACATGGCAGATAAATATAGGAATTAAAGAGAATCCTAATCCTTTAGATTATGTTCAGAAGGTGGGAAGAGTAAgctatatttaacaaaaaataagcaaaatgATTAATGGCAGTAACATAAATACTAAAAGAATTTTACTGAAATTGGTTAAGATTTTAAGAATTCCTTGGCCggtttggtaaaattttaagaaccatttttgtgttttaaagagaattttgaaaaatgtaaaaattgagaattgaATTTGTTGCGAGTAGGGTTGGCGTGTCAAGTTCAGGTCGGCCCACCAAACTGTTTAAgtcaacccgaacccgacatGATTAGTTAAAAGGGTTGGCAtgtcaacccgtttagctaatcggatcataaacgggttataaaCATGTCATAAACTAGTTGACGAATCATAGtcgggttggcgggtcaagCCGCTGGTTGACCCATTTACAAACATGTTATAAACGGATCAACTCGTTTAGCATAAATCAAAATCCTATAACTTTATATTATGTTCGTGTCGAATTTGCAGGTAGTGTCAAAATTTTCCAAACTTTGGTAGGAATCACatttgagaaaagttgaaaatttgTTTGTAAAGTTTTGAAGAgtgttttgtaaaaattaaaaattggaaaatatatttataaaataaaagaaatatatatatatattttaaggttAGACACCTTTTCAGTATTTATggtttgacaactttattttttaccccctATGCTTTCATTTGTATTATAGATAGTATTTGTGCTATGcaaaaagatggagatggtacctccgtccaaaactaatATCTGACTATGTTATCGGACAGGTATCAATGTAATAATGCGACACATGTCCCCCAGATGCAACGTCAGCACTGACGTGggtaccaatttttttttttaaggattttttttttaaaaaaaatatatatatatattgaaggagccacccccatttggcctaggagtgattcggccaccctaaATGGCCaaagtgaaaataataataataataataattaaaaaaaaaaggtttgggcccttggggtggctgaaccacctcatgtggcccaaaggggtggctgagctacctcttcaatttttattttttatttttaaaatcctttaaaaaaaaaaataattaaaaaaattgtagccACGTCACTGCTTACGTGACGCTAATGTTGCACCTGGAGGACAGGTGTTGCATTATTATACAGACACATGTCTGACGATATGGCCAAACGTTAGTTTTAGACGGAAAATTTGACAAAGgtaccatctccatcttttCGTATAACGCATATACCATTCGTGGTATAAATAAAAGTACAGGGGACAAAAATTAAAGTTGTCAAACCACAGACACCAAAAGAGTGTTTAACAAGGTCCTAAGAGatagttcaatcggctggggaccacgcctcattaAGCGGAtgtcactaattcgaatcctCACTCCctcttcttgtgtggacatatcaaaaaaaaaaaaaaagtgtttaacaaaaaaaataaaaaagttttgcaTCACGGTGAGGGTGCCGCCATCGTAGAGGTGATACGGTGGTCCCAGGCTGACAAATTTGACAGACGCCCCAGCAGGGCCACGAGAACCAACCGGTGACTACCGTAGTGCTGCCAAAACTGTCTAGCGGCAGATGCGTGGCCGCTAGATTTATTGAGAAGAGAAAATGATTTTCTAAAACTTTACCAGAAAACACCAAATAATTATTgtatttgttgttttcttttttcttttttttcttgaggcCTTCTGATTTTTGTAGGTTAAGATAACTTTTTTAGCATGGGACtgagatcccctcaaattttaaaagaatttgagattcttaaattctttaattttggcCCTCCATTAAATCCAATGGATGAAAACTTGCCactaactttaaaatttaaaattc contains the following coding sequences:
- the LOC133866868 gene encoding uncharacterized protein LOC133866868 — protein: MAMDGSTNPEDFVVGCVLSIKTTLGDEFEGQVIAFDRYSNILVLQEGSKQGPRRNIRLLKATYIKEFSLLSQAEDPLDIKKCYLDLNSLQAREDLAIRQAEAEAERIGVGVTSEAQNLFDALSKTLPVRWDKTAIVVMNEVRVSSPYLPECVSGGTPAANDRVKKVLEFEKKRLQSRGPGQ